The Christiangramia flava JLT2011 region TCGAGAATGTTCGACCTCTTAGGCTTCACCAAAGAAGAAGCGAAAGCTCAGTTTGGATTCCTGATGGATGCGTTTCAATATGGAGCGCCGCCTCACGGTGGAATCGCTTTTGGATTTGACAGGCTAACTGCCATTCTGGGCGGCCAGGAAAGCATCCGGGATTATATCGCTTTTCCGAAGAATAACGCGGGACGGGACATTATGATCGATGCACCAGCACCGCTGGACGATGAACAACTAGAAGAATTACACTTAAGAGTCAAAATAGAATAATTAAAGTCCCGCATATTGCGGGATTTTTTAAATTCGACCATTAATACAATAGTAGTGGCAAAATTCACCAAGACCCTGCTTCACAAGTTCCTGAGCTGGAAATCCAAGCACCTCACCCATCAGCAATTCCTGATGATGCTGAGTGCGATAATCGGTTTTGTAGCGGGATTGTTCGCTGTGATCATCAAAAACCTCACTCACCTTATTCAGCATTTACTGGAAGGAGAATTTATCGCAAATTATCACGAAGCTTTTTACTTCATTTTCCCGGTGATTGGCTTGTTGATCGTTTGGTTCATTATCAAATTCATTCTTCGGAAGAATGTTGGCCACGGAATTCCCACCACGCTATACGCCATTTCGAGACAGAAAGGGATTATGAAGCGGTTCCAGATGTATGCCTCATTGATCACAGCTCCAATTACAGTTGGTTTTGGTGGGTCTGTGGGACTGGAAGGCCCAACCGTAGCAACTGGAGCTTCGCTGGGTTCGAACATTTCGAGGATGTTCCTTATGAACCAGGCCTCACGCACCTTATTAATTGGCTGTGCCGCGGCCGGCGCCATGTCTTCCATTTTTAAAGCGCCTATCGCCGCGATCATTTTCGCAATCGAAGTTTTTAGCCTGGACCTCACTCTTGCATCATTATTACCATTACTACTGGCATCAGTTTCTGCGATTCTGACCTCTTATTTTTTCTTCGGAAGTCAGATTATTTTACCATTCGAGTTGCAGGATACCTTCCAGATTTCTGAAGTTCCTTTTTATATCATGCTGGGAATTTTAGCTTCGGTAACATCCATTTATTTTTCAAAAATATATTTTAACTCCACCAAAATGCTTTCCCGAATTACCTCGCCGTTTGCCCGGATGATGGTTGCGGGACTGGGACTTGGAGTACTGATTTATTTCATTCCGCCTTTGTATGGGGAAGGTTATAACGTCGTGAACAACCTCCTGCACGAAAACTACCTGCAGGCTTTGGGCACCAATTTTTTTAACGATTACCTGGAAAATATCTGGGTGGTTGTGGCCTTACTCGCTGGATTGGTCATTTTTAAGATAGTGGCTTCATCTTTGACATTTTCAGCAGGCGGTGTGGGTGGTATTTTTGCACCGGTAATGTTTATGGGAAGTGCCATGGGCCATTGCTTTGCACTAATCATGAACAACAGCGGATTGCTTCGAAACCCGATTTCGGTAAGTAATTTCACATTGGTTGGAATGGCCGGTTTGATGGCAGGAGTGCT contains the following coding sequences:
- a CDS encoding chloride channel protein is translated as MAKFTKTLLHKFLSWKSKHLTHQQFLMMLSAIIGFVAGLFAVIIKNLTHLIQHLLEGEFIANYHEAFYFIFPVIGLLIVWFIIKFILRKNVGHGIPTTLYAISRQKGIMKRFQMYASLITAPITVGFGGSVGLEGPTVATGASLGSNISRMFLMNQASRTLLIGCAAAGAMSSIFKAPIAAIIFAIEVFSLDLTLASLLPLLLASVSAILTSYFFFGSQIILPFELQDTFQISEVPFYIMLGILASVTSIYFSKIYFNSTKMLSRITSPFARMMVAGLGLGVLIYFIPPLYGEGYNVVNNLLHENYLQALGTNFFNDYLENIWVVVALLAGLVIFKIVASSLTFSAGGVGGIFAPVMFMGSAMGHCFALIMNNSGLLRNPISVSNFTLVGMAGLMAGVLQAPLTAIFLIAELTHGYELFIPLMITAAISFMITTKFQPHSVYTMELAQRGDLLTHNKDHNVLTLMNISRVIEKNFIPLHVDMNLREVIHEGVIKSSRNIFPVIDDKRNFIGIILLDDIRPIMFDEKMYDEVKVSDIMQRAPAIIDIENDRMKEIMAKFQDSNAWNLPVVKDGKYVGFISKSKLLTAYRQKLIEFTV